The Peptostreptococcaceae bacterium region AAATCATTCCGCCATGTTTCAAGAAGCGCGGAGCTTTTTCCACTATGGCTCTGTAGAATTCAAGCCCATCCGAGCCTCCGTCGAGCGCTCCTCGCGGTTCGTAAACAGCAACCTCCCTTTGAAGAGAATCTATCTCCCCCGCGGGGATGTATGGAGGGTTTGATACAATTGCATCAGCCTTTTCTCCTATATCCTCAAACGGTTCGAACAGGCTTCCCAAAAGGAACTCTACCCTCTTTTCAACCCCGTTTCTCGCTGCGTTTATCGCTGCCGTTTCCAGGGCATCTTTTGATATATCAACCGCATACACGTTGGAAAGAGGCAGGTATTTCGCGAGCGATACGGCTATAGCTCCGCTCCCCGTTCCTATGTCGAGAATGCTTAAGGCCCCACGATTCTTCAAATCGCTTATTGCCTCTTCAACGAGAATCTCCGTGTCGGGACGCGGTATAAGAACCTGG contains the following coding sequences:
- the prmC gene encoding peptide chain release factor N(5)-glutamine methyltransferase, which produces MILRQLILELKKSLDDSSASPLLDAQLIAGLVLGRDRLHILTNPSDEISIENENRIRALARKRRSGVPLQHITGKQEFMGLDFEVGPQVLIPRPDTEILVEEAISDLKNRGALSILDIGTGSGAIAVSLAKYLPLSNVYAVDISKDALETAAINAARNGVEKRVEFLLGSLFEPFEDIGEKADAIVSNPPYIPAGEIDSLQREVAVYEPRGALDGGSDGLEFYRAIVEKAPRFLKHGGMIYLEVGAGQAEAVENLLKQVKCGGESCYNNILRIKDLAGIERVVKASLRSDKIEDTLRTE